The sequence below is a genomic window from Paenibacillus sp. DCT19.
GAACAAGGAAGAAGCGGAGCGAGCTTGGCAAGAAGCACTGGACACACCGGGACCAGTCGTTGTAGAGTTTGTTGTACGTAAGGAAGAAAACGTATATCCAATGGTTCCGCAAGGAGCGACAATCGATCAAATGCTGATGGGGGATGCTGAGAAATGATTAGACATACAATTTCGATTTTGGTCAACGATCAGCCGGGCGTCCTTCAGCGGGTATCAGGTTTGTTCGGTCGACGCGGTTACAACATTGAGAGTATTACGGTGGGTCAATCGGAAGAGCCGGGTTTGTCCCGGATGGTCATTGTCACCATTGGTGACGATAAAACATTGGAACAGATCGAGAAACAATTGTACAAGATCATTGATGTCATCAAAGTTGTTGATTTCAGCCTGAAACCTATGGTTGCTCGCGAGCTTGCGCTAATTAAGGTAAAAGCAGAGCCATCCGAACGGCCTGAGATTATGGGTGTTGTGGAAACTTTTAGAGCAGCCGTAGTCGATATCGGACCTGGTAGCCTGATGGTGCAGGTGGT
It includes:
- the ilvN gene encoding acetolactate synthase small subunit codes for the protein MIRHTISILVNDQPGVLQRVSGLFGRRGYNIESITVGQSEEPGLSRMVIVTIGDDKTLEQIEKQLYKIIDVIKVVDFSLKPMVARELALIKVKAEPSERPEIMGVVETFRAAVVDIGPGSLMVQVVGDTDKIDAMIELLKPYGIRELSRTGVTALVRGNA